A stretch of Aspergillus nidulans FGSC A4 chromosome VI DNA encodes these proteins:
- a CDS encoding 8-oxo-dGTP diphosphatase (transcript_id=CADANIAT00010149), which translates to MPRLSAAAQEAINRLRAFKPPPTSYDLVPLSRRAAVLLLLYADAKGDLRVVLTIRASTLSSCMSLSSLIVTVRQRQAALPGGKSDSLDETPLQTARREAHEEIGLPNLIQPLPPPFRVEHLCEIPCSLARTELVVRPCVALLHTFDERTGENADPEITLIPRLDAREVAAVFTAPFYDFLKLKPAGDEGWYRGVWNEWWGTQWRMHQFFVPVNPDKVVKPRPHHARQEEAVRDLEEQESKQQRSHQSQGQAAEQGRSDSVTRYRVFGMTARILVDAARIAYSTEPEFEHNRHSGDEELIARLRRRGRHYLNTLRSVEVPICRPLISVYLQVRNSSDNAAIPSEAKPNCATLVGLGLNLGLFSVAEIRLLGGSSAS; encoded by the exons ATGCCCCGTCTGAGTGCGGCTGCTCAG GAAGCGATCAACCGCCTAAGAGCATTCAAGCCCCCACCAACCAGCTACGACCTCGTCCCGCTGTCGCGTCGCGCAGCAGTACTGCTTCTGCTCTATGCGGATGCGAAGGGCGACTTGAGAGTTGTGTTGACGATAAGGGCAAGCACGCTTAGTTCTTGTATGTCTCTGTCTTCCTTGATTGTCACTGTGCGCCAGA GACAGGCTGCTTTACCAGGTG gcAAATCCGACTCGTTGGATGAAACCCCTCTTCAAACCGCCCGCCGCGAAGCCCACGAGGAAATCGGCCTGCCAAATCTAATCCAGCCCCTCCCACCCCCGTTTAGAGTAGAACATCTGTGCGAAATCCCGTGCTCACTAGCCCGCACTGAGCTAGTTGTGCGGCCGTGCGTAGCACTCCTGCATACATTTGACGAGAGGACAGGCGAAAACGCGGACCCAGAGATCACGCTGATTCCGCGCTTGGATGCGCGGGAGGTGGCAGCGGTTTTTACGGCGCCGTTTTACGACTTCTTAAAATTGAAGCCCGCTGGCGATGAGGGGTGGTATAGAGGTGTTTGGAATGAGTGGTGGGGGACGCAATGGAGGA TGCACCAATTCTTCGTCCCCGTAAACCCGGACAAGGTGGTGAAGCCGCGCCCGCACCACGCAAGACAGGAAGAAGCAGTTCGTGATCTAGAGGAGCAAGAAAGCAAGCAGCAACGGAGCCATCAGTCGCAAGGTCaagcagcagaacaagggAGGTCCGATTCCGTCACCAGGTACAGAGTGTTCGGCATGACAGCCAGAATCCTTGTCGATGCAGCCCGGATTGCGTACAGCACTGAGCCGGAGTTCGAGCATAATCGGCAttctggagacgaggagCTGATtgcgaggctgagaaggaggggcCG TCACTACCTAAACACTCTACGTAGTGTTGAGGTGCCCATATGCAGACCTCTAATATCTGTATACCTGCAGGTTAGAAATAGCTCGGATAATGCTGCAATACCTTCAGAAGCGAAGCCAAACTGTGCTACC CTAGTCGGCTTAGGTCTCAACCTGGGCTTATTTTCTGTCGCGGAAATTCGCCTACTTGGCGGGTCTAGTGCTAGCTGA
- a CDS encoding uncharacterized protein (transcript_id=CADANIAT00010150) has translation MISPSTYSLSRPAPPVQPSQSLEGMEKVIPPSLPVPYAHTISRLHLDKPLPDLPEKPPTPFIGSTAWSDDSSTVNSFEDDHSHSVSRPRSAESYPVFVRSGSADLPDFVDHPVPGPVSTLNRTPSPSADPYHHQIHQIHPKPAPTFTFLTDDAPPAPRYTEPTPQWNPSHRAGPNHYFREKKWDFFPELAIPSSSPHNYNSPRTCNNKNSHHNQFLRPRKKDSGRSRWIPLPAEKGAALANDVRNSIRYIQRRLSRNSLDREKSKKSHRPTTAPSPAVYPRSPYPYTFDPSPRSHTAPLTGPDRDSFVPHSPDSAERLYVSIREKQAMADTSLSLTSTPTGSTISDQSLIELERESHNDAPFYRKKQLAVPISSYQSHDTAIWDRSGKEKKRPNYPRQTPRVRFPKYRNSSRRNSSIKDSAGLSVSPLRPKHSASASMPALVSGSSHTLQQGTRHAVRALQDGTSHVLVAIDGARRKIARSGSGTTPGSKLDRKRTELKSQIRLVGPVNPYTHTGDPWI, from the coding sequence ATGATTTCCCCCTCGACATACTCGCTCTCGAGACCCGCTCCTCCCGTTCAACCGTCACAGTCTCTCGAAGGCATGGAGAAGGTCATCCCTCCAAGCCTTCCAGTCCCGTACGCCCATACTATCTCTCGTCTACACCTAGATAAGCCGCTTCCCGACCTCCCCGAGAAACCGCCCACGCCGTTCATCGGCTCAACGGCGTGGAGTGACGACAGCAGCACGGTCAACAGTTTCGAAGACGACCACAGCCACAGCGTATCCAGACCAAGATCCGCCGAGAGCTATCCAGTCTTCGTCCGGTCAGGGTCGGCCGATCTGCCCGATTTCGTCGATCACCCCGTCCCCGGCCCCGTCTCCACGCTGAACCGCACTCCATCGCCATCCGCAGATCCCTACCACCATCAGATCCATCAAATCCATCCAAAACCAGCACCAACCTTCACGTTTTTGACCGACGACGCCCCGCCCGCTCCGCGGTATACAGAACCTACTCCACAATGGAATCCAAGCCACCGCGCTGGACCTAACCACTACTTTCGCGAGAAGAAGTGGGATTTCTTCCCTGAGCTCGCGATCCCCTCTAGTTCACCCCACAACTACAATTCACCCCGCActtgcaacaacaaaaaCAGCCACCACAACCAATTTCTACGGCCGCGTAAAAAAGACAGCGGGCGTTCACGATGGATTCCTCTCCCTGCGGAAAAGGGAGCGGCGCTGGCCAACGACGTCCGTAACTCGATCCGCTACATCCAGCGCCGCCTCTCACGCAACTCCCTCGACAGGGAAAAATCAAAGAAGAGCCACCGGCCCACAACAGCGCCCAGTCCAGCTGTATACCCCCGCAGTCCATATCCGTATACCTTCGACCCGTCGCCGCGGAGCCACACTGCACCGTTGACCGGGCCCGACCGCGACAGCTTCGTACCGCACAGCCCTGACAGTGCGGAAAGGCTGTATGTGAGCATCCGCGAGAAGCAAGCAATGGCAGACACCAGCCTCTCCCTCACTAGCACACCAACCGGTTCCACGATCTCCGACCAGTCGCTCATCGAACTAGAACGAGAAAGTCATAACGACGCCCCGTTTTACCGTAAAAAGCAACTTGCCGTTCCGATATCTTCCTACCAGAGCCATGACACCGCCATCTGGGACAGATcagggaaggagaagaaacggCCCAACTATCCACGTCAGACGCCTCGCGTGCGATTCCCAAAGTATCGAAACAGCAGTCGACGGAACTCGTCAATCAAGGATAGCGCCGGACTTTCTGTGTCACCGCTCCGCCCGAAACATTCGGCATCGGCTTCAATGCCAGCCCTGGTGTCGGGGTCTAGCCACACCCTGCAGCAAGGAACCCGCCACGCCGTGAGAGCACTGCAAGATGGGACCAGCCACGTGCTCGTTGCGATCGACGGCGCGAGAAGGAAGATTGCCCGCTCTGGGTCTGGGACTACGCCCGGATCCAAACTGGATAGGAAGCGGACGGAGCTGAAGTCCCAGATTCGGCTGGTTGGGCCGGTAAATCCGTATACTCATACGGGCGATCCTTGGATTTGA
- the ams1 gene encoding alpha-mannosidase (transcript_id=CADANIAT00010151), producing the protein MGGDVLRQTPSSLPRAPDGPVGQRIRSIYTDRLNQFTSRGQYQNQNLIGKLFEATNSDEDHVKISVYSVPDLQRPSFEEATSNEFQPTHIGASFGPSWSTHWFRIRLTIPEDMRERERLEFHWDANNEGLVWTEDGHPLQGLTGGGERIEWIIPDAWRDGNEHVFYIEMACNGMFGNAPGGDSIQPPAPDKYYTLTTARITAVNLEARALFYDFWIISDAAREFPAEGWESHEANMVANSIIDAFIAGNGSLESIKEGRRIAQKYLGDKVDCSEVYDSGTQPIVYGIGHCHIDTCWLWPWAETKRKVARSWSNQCDLMDRYPEHRFTCSQAQQFKWLKQYYPSVFDRVKGWVKKGHFQPIGGSWVEHDTNMPSGESLVRQFIYGQRFFESNFGERCTTFWLPDTFGYSTQIPQLCRLAGMSRFFTQKLSWNNINNFPHTTFQWVALDGSQVMCHMPPSETYTAEAHFGDLKRSITQHKSLDKDNTSLLVFGKGDGGGGPTFEHLEKLRRCRGLSDKTGLLPRATMGTSVDDFFAKLEKKAADGTKFATWYGELYFELHRGTYTTQANNKRNNRRAEFLLRELEFLATIASITRSDYEYPKKDIDEMWEGVLLCQFHDCLPGSSIEMCYDDSDELYAQIFETGLRAREAALEALGFSMAGRVPVAINTLPWNRSEVVRLPADMATNGSMHALLNGGPGVIPHSQAIARVPEVSVTEIKPGVFRLNNGKLRVDVEDGLITSLYDIEADREVIAADGRAGQLVIFDDKPLYWQAWDVEVFHLDSRKELQSGKTTIAENDPYRVSVVTETKISEKSWVKTTISLAATEGNRPSYVELESEVEWQETMKFLKVEFPVDITNTEASYETQYGIIRRPTHYNTSWDMAKFEVCAHKWADLSENGYGVSILNDSKYGFATCGNLMRLSLLRAPKAPDAHADMGRHTIRYAIFPHSGPLDFRTVRAGYEFNHPLILDTSLALPDEQSVFAVSALFRKIELTGSPSLILDVVKRGEDDEDIDGDPDISLPSSKRSGQSIILRIYESLGGKSRGAIRTALPVEKVWKCNVLEDDEVVIDLVDERHGWKKVDIELRAFEVATYRLQL; encoded by the exons ATGGGTGGAGACGTTCTCCGACAGACTCCCAGCTCTCTACCTCGCGCCCCTGATGGCCCCGTCGGGCAACGCATTAGGAGCATCTACACTGACCGTCTAAATCAGTTTACATCCAGAGGCCAGTATCAAAATCAGAACTTAATAGG GAAATTATTCGAGGCCACAAATTCTGACGAAGATCACGTCAAGATTTCTGTCTACTCTGTCCCTGACTTGCAACGGCcaagctttgaagaagccaCCTCTAATGAGTTCCAGCCGACGCACATCGGGGCATCGTTCGGTCCCAGCTGGTCCACGCATTGGTTTCGGATTCGCTTGACGATCCCCGAAGATATGCGCGAAAGAGAACGGCTTGAATTCCACTGGGATGCAAATAATGAGGGCTTGGTCTGGACTGAAGATGGCCATCCGTTGCAGGGTCTCACAGGTGGTGGAGAGCGGATCGAGTGGATTATCCCTGACGCCTGGCGCGATGGAAACGAGCATGTCTTCTATATTGAGATGGCGTGTAATGGGATGTTTGGAAATGCCCCTGGTGGTGACTCCATTCAGCCACCCGCACCGGACAAGTACTATACCCTAACCACTGCGCGAATTACTGCAGTGAATTTGGAGGCCCGGGCGTTGTTCTATGATTTCTGGATAATTTCAG ACGCCGCTCGAGAGTTTCCTGCTGAGGGCTGGGAATCCCACGAGGCCAATATGGTGGCCAATTCCATCATCGATGCTTTCATTGCTGGCAATGGAAGTCTAGAATCTATCAAGGAAGGGCGGCGAATCGCACAAAAATACCTCGGAGACAAGGTTGATTGTTCAGAAGTGTACGATAGCGGCACTCAGCCGATTGTATATGGGATAGGGCATTGCCATATCGACACctgctggctctggccctggGCCGAGACCAAGCGGAAAGTTGCCAGGTCCTGGTCGAATCAATGCGACCTTATGGACCGCTACCCCGAGCACCGCTTTACTTGCTCTCAGGCCCAGCAGTTCAAGTGGCTAAAGCAGTACTACCCGTCCGTATTCGACCGCGTCAAGGGctgggtgaagaagggcCACTTTCAGCCAATCGGCGGTAGCTGGGTTGAGCACGATACAAACATGCCGAGCGGGGAGTCACTGGTGAGGCAATTTATCTACGGACAAAGGTTCTTTGAGAGCAACTTCGGAGAGCGCTGCACGACTTTCTGGCTTCCGGATACTTTTGGCTATTCCACGCAGATTCCACAGCTATGCCGGCTAGCAGGCATGAGCCGATTCTTTACGCAGAAGCTTAGCTggaacaacatcaacaacttTCCCCATACCACGTTTCAATGGGTTGCGCTTGACGGCAGCCAGGTTATGTGTCATATGCCTCCATCAGAGACATACACGGCGGAAGCTCACTTTGGTGACCTGAAGCGCAGTATCACCCAGCACAAATCTTTAGACAAGGATAACACTTCGCTTCTTGTTTTTGGAAAAGGCGACGGTGGTGGCGGGCCTACGTTTGAGCATCTAGAAAAGCTTCGTCGCTGTCGTGGCCTCAGCGACAAAACCGGGCTACTTCCGCGGGCAACGATGGGTACATCGGTTGACGATTTCTTTGCAAAGctcgagaagaaggctgcagaTGGTACAAAGTTTGCGACATGGTACGGGGAGCTTTACTTCGAGCTCCACCGTGGCACGTATACGACGCAAGCGAATAACAAGCGCAACAACCGCCGAGCTGAATTTCTGCTCCGCGAACTTGAGTTCCTAGCTACGATTGCATCTATAACGCGATCCGACTACGAGTATCCCAAAAAAGACATTGATGAAATGTGGGAAGGGGTCCTTCTCTGTCAGTTTCATGACTGCTTGCCGGGTAGCTCCATTGAAATGTGTTATGACGACTCAGACGAGCTATACGCCCAGATATTCGAGACGGGATTGCGAGCAAGGGAGGCGGCTTTGGAGGCGCTAGGATTTAGCATGGCGGGGAGAGTTCCAGTGGCAATTAACACCCTGCCTTGGAATAGATCCGAGGTGGTCAGACTCCCTGCAGACATGGCCACAAATGGCTCCATGCATGCTCTACTGAACGGGGGTCCTGGAGTCATTCCCCACTCGCAAGCCATAGCGAGGGTCCCCGAGGTCAGCGTGACCGAGATCAAGCCAGGCGTGTTCCGTCTTAACAACGGAAAACTGCGCGTTGATGTAGAAGACGGTCTCATCACGTCTCTATATGATATTGAAGCAGACCGCGAGGTTATTGCTGCTGACGGCAGAGCTGGCCAGCTGGTTATCTTCGACGACAAGCCTCTTTACTGGCAAGCCTGGGATGTCGAAGTCTTCCACCTCGATTCCCGGAAAGAATTGCAGTCTGGCAAGACCACCATCGCGGAGAACGATCCCTACCGTGTCAGTGTCGTTACTGAGACAAAAATCAGCGAAAAGAGCTGGGTCAAGACGACCATCAGCCTCGCCGCCACAGAAGGAAACCGACCATCCTACGTCGAGCTCGAAAGCGAAGTCGAATGGCAGGAGACTATGAAGTTCCTTAAAGTCGAGTTTCCCGTCGACATCACAAACACCGAAGCGTCTTACGAAACCCAATACGGCATTATCAGGCGCCCAACTCACTATAACACAAG CTGGGATATGGCTAAATTCGAAGTCTGCGCACACAAATGGGCCGACCTCTCCGAGAACGGGTACGGGGTCTCCATCCTTAACGACTCCAAATACGGGTTCGCAACTTGCGGAAACCTGATGCgtctttccctcctccgAGCTCCCAAGGCGCCAGACGCACACGCTGACATGGGTCGTCATACAATCCGCTACGCTATCTTCCCACACAGCGGACCTTTAGACTTCCGGACAGTCCGTGCTGGCTATGAGTTCAACCATCCGCTCATCCTCGATACCTCGTTAGCTTTACCCGATGAGCAAAGTGTCTTCGCCGTTAGCGCGCTCTTCCGTAAAATTGAACTCACCGGCTCTCCATCTTTGATTCTCGACGTTGTCAAGCgcggcgaagacgatgaggatattgatgGTGATCCTGATATTTCGCTTCCCAGCTCAAAACGGAGCGGTCAAAGTATCATTCTACGGATCTATGAGAGTCTTGGTGGGAAGAGTAGGGGTGCAATTCGGACCGCTCTCCCTGTAGAAAAGGTGTGGAAATGTAATGTgcttgaggatgatgaggtgGTGATTGATCTTGTTGATGAGCGCCATGGGTGGAAAAAGGTTGATATTGAATTGAGGGCTTTTGAGGTTGCAACTTACAGGTTACAGTTGTAG
- a CDS encoding chromatin modification-related protein EAF6/MEAF6 (transcript_id=CADANIAT00010152), whose amino-acid sequence MAETAAATPSAPGASTPAVGGSGQGPSTGADTPQNQSQSQNQNQNNNAGSSTATAATTNNNENQNPDQRANRGLPYYEKLRRELRDTLQKKRLMDKSMAQLEDQIFRFEQSYLEETTAGNIIKGFDNYIKGSSTGSGLGAGGISLSTGAGTASRRKSAVTDNDRVFSRSSASFMRDSPTPSTQTTPSHAPTPNSTFNGSTGKPGNGDTSSTAGSVKGSSSSSSKNKKKAANKGEEDEEDKPPTKRFKITYAGRE is encoded by the exons ATGGCCGAAACCGCAGCCGCTACACCTTCCGCGCCCGGCGCAAGCACACCAGCAGTAGGCGGGTCAGGACAAGGGCCCAGCACAGGAGCTGACACGCCGCAAAACCAATCACAATCTCAAAATCAAAACCAGAACAACAATGCCGGCTCATCAACAGCGACGGCAGCCACTACAAACAATAATGAAAACCAAAACCCAGACCAACGCGCAAATCGCGGCCTACCCTACTACGAAAAGCTCCGTCGCGAGCTGCGCGATACACTGCAAAAGAAGAGACTTATGGATAAGAGCATG GCGCAACTAGAAGACCAAATATTCCGCTTTGAACAATCGTACCTCGAAGAAACCACCGCCGGAAACATCATCAAGGGATTTGATAATTACATCAAGGGCTCCTCAACGGGGTCAGGTCTAGGAGCAGGCGGGATTTCGCTTTCCACGGGCGCGGGAACAGCATCGAGACGCAAGTCTGCTGTTACCGACAATGACCGCGTGTTCTCGAGAAGCTCGGCGAGCTTCATGCGT GACTCACCGACACCCTCGACACAAACAACGCCCTCGCACGCACCGACTCCTAACTCAACCTTTAATGGGTCGACAGGCAAACCGGGCAATGGGGACACTTCTTCTACGGCAGGGAGTGTAAAGGggtcttcatcgtcctcgtcgaagaacaagaagaaagctgcgAATaagggtgaggaggatgaggaagacaaaCCGCCGACGAAGAGGTTTAAGATTACCTACGCAGGGAGGGAGTAA